Proteins encoded within one genomic window of Hahella chejuensis KCTC 2396:
- a CDS encoding erythritol/L-threitol dehydrogenase codes for MSALPEMMTAVVCHAPNDYRLEQRPRPVAGPGELVIKIEACGICGSDCKASSGADMFWCGDNPWLKAPVIPGHEFYGRVAEMGPGAAERFNVKLGEKVIAEQIVPCERCRFCRSGKYWMCEVHNIFGFQKDVAEGGMAQYMRVPANAVVHRIPESVSLEDAALIEPMACAIHTVNRADIQLDDVVVLAGAGPLGLCMIQVARLKTPKKLVVIDMVDERLELAKDFGADVVLNPARDDIDAAIKGMTDGYGCDVYIEATGAPAAVTQGLRIIRKLGRFVEFSVFGAETTTDWSVIGDRKELDIRGAHLGPYTYPVAIDLFERGLVTSRGIVTHQRKLDDWENAFKLASTADSIKVLLVP; via the coding sequence ATGTCTGCTTTACCTGAAATGATGACCGCGGTGGTCTGTCACGCTCCCAACGATTACCGTCTGGAACAACGCCCCCGTCCGGTGGCCGGCCCTGGCGAACTGGTGATTAAAATCGAAGCCTGCGGCATTTGCGGCAGTGATTGTAAAGCCAGCTCCGGCGCGGATATGTTCTGGTGCGGAGATAACCCCTGGCTGAAAGCGCCGGTGATTCCCGGCCATGAATTCTATGGTCGCGTGGCGGAAATGGGGCCGGGCGCGGCGGAGCGCTTTAACGTCAAGCTGGGAGAGAAAGTGATCGCCGAGCAGATCGTGCCCTGCGAACGCTGCCGCTTCTGCCGTTCAGGCAAATACTGGATGTGTGAAGTACACAACATCTTCGGGTTTCAGAAAGACGTCGCCGAGGGAGGTATGGCCCAGTACATGCGCGTGCCTGCTAATGCGGTCGTGCATCGCATTCCTGAGTCGGTGTCTCTGGAAGATGCTGCGTTGATCGAGCCGATGGCCTGCGCCATTCACACCGTCAACCGGGCGGACATTCAACTGGACGACGTAGTGGTGCTGGCGGGCGCAGGCCCCTTAGGGTTGTGCATGATCCAGGTCGCGCGATTGAAAACGCCGAAAAAACTGGTGGTCATCGATATGGTGGATGAGCGACTGGAACTGGCGAAGGACTTTGGCGCGGATGTGGTGTTGAATCCCGCCCGCGACGATATTGACGCCGCTATCAAAGGCATGACGGACGGTTATGGCTGCGATGTTTATATCGAAGCCACTGGCGCGCCGGCGGCGGTCACGCAGGGCCTGCGCATCATCCGCAAGCTGGGGCGTTTCGTCGAATTCAGCGTCTTCGGCGCGGAAACCACTACCGACTGGTCCGTCATCGGCGACCGTAAGGAACTGGACATTCGCGGCGCGCATTTGGGGCCGTACACCTATCCAGTGGCGATAGATCTGTTTGAGCGCGGTCTGGTGACTTCTCGCGGCATCGTTACTCATCAGCGTAAGCTGGATGACTGGGAGAACGCCTTCAAGCTGGCGTCCACCGCAGATTCCATCAAAGTGCTGTTGGTACCCTGA
- a CDS encoding ABC transporter permease yields the protein MQGWLKKWRKSPAFYPLLGFIVIFVAMALANENFLTTANLSNVARQVSINAIIAVGMTCAILTGGIDLSVGPVMALSGTITAGLILAGFPPEVAIMGGLLVGALFGAGNGAFVAYAKMPPIIVTLATMGIARGLALIYTGGYPISGLPDSFAVLGRGEVFGIQAPILVMAAVYLIAYVLLNHMPFGRYVYAIGGNEEAARLSGVRVRRYKLAVYTISGFTAALAGIVLTSRLMSGQPNAGIGFELDAIAAVVLGGAAIAGGRGAIMGTLIGAMMLGVLNNGLNLMGVSPYIQNIIKGGIILLAIFISRSRDR from the coding sequence ATGCAAGGCTGGCTGAAAAAGTGGCGGAAATCCCCCGCGTTTTATCCATTGCTCGGCTTTATCGTGATATTCGTCGCGATGGCGCTGGCGAACGAGAACTTTTTAACTACCGCTAACCTGAGCAATGTGGCGCGACAGGTGTCCATCAATGCAATTATCGCCGTGGGCATGACCTGCGCCATTCTCACCGGCGGCATCGACTTGTCGGTGGGACCTGTGATGGCGCTGTCCGGCACTATTACCGCCGGTTTGATCCTGGCGGGGTTTCCGCCGGAGGTCGCCATTATGGGCGGCTTGCTGGTGGGGGCGCTGTTCGGCGCGGGCAATGGCGCATTCGTCGCTTACGCCAAAATGCCGCCGATTATTGTGACGCTGGCCACCATGGGCATCGCCCGCGGGTTGGCGTTGATCTATACCGGCGGTTATCCCATCTCCGGCCTGCCTGATTCTTTCGCTGTGCTGGGGCGCGGCGAGGTCTTCGGCATCCAGGCGCCGATTCTGGTGATGGCGGCGGTGTATTTGATCGCCTACGTTCTGCTTAATCACATGCCTTTTGGCCGCTACGTATACGCGATAGGCGGCAACGAGGAAGCCGCGCGTCTGAGTGGGGTGAGGGTGCGGCGTTATAAACTGGCGGTCTACACTATTAGCGGATTCACCGCCGCGCTGGCGGGCATCGTACTCACTTCCCGTCTGATGAGCGGACAACCCAACGCGGGCATAGGCTTCGAGCTGGACGCCATCGCTGCGGTGGTGCTTGGCGGCGCGGCTATCGCCGGCGGTCGCGGGGCCATCATGGGGACTCTGATTGGCGCCATGATGCTGGGCGTGCTCAACAACGGCCTCAACCTCATGGGAGTCTCGCCCTACATTCAGAACATCATCAAGGGCGGCATTATTCTGCTCGCCATATTTATCAGCAGAAGCCGGGATAGGTAA
- a CDS encoding sugar ABC transporter ATP-binding protein — MNSLLSLEHISKGFPGVRALNDISFELQSGEIHALLGENGAGKSTLMKILCGVYKQDAGRILIDGAPVDFRHYHDATDAGVGVIFQEFSLIPYLNAVENIFLGRELRNALGMLRKKDMRAQAEKICQRLDVNIDLDAPVDHLSVAEQQFVEIAKALSLDARILVLDEPTATLTPNEAEHLFRVMRELKAQGVGMVFISHHMEEIYEICDRITVLRDGEKIGDREVGEVAVDELLEMMVGRKISNSFPEKTPLRNDGDIVIDARAIQLHKNGPVNSFQVRKGEILGFAGLVGSGRTETALAMIGALPACRKEVSVEGEPAAMKTPAEALRRGIGLLPESRKKEGLILPFSIRENITLNNLAKVSGAASVIDRKRESEVAETLSAKVRVKAPDCETPVGNLSGGNQQKVVIARWLNNDCKVLIFDEPTRGIDVGAKTEIYRLMKQLTAQGVSIIMISSELPEVVGVSDRVAVFRQGSIVKILEGDAVNSNEIMRYATGGVKDE, encoded by the coding sequence ATGAACAGTCTTCTTTCCCTTGAACATATCAGCAAAGGATTTCCCGGCGTGCGTGCGCTCAACGATATCAGCTTTGAGCTGCAATCCGGGGAGATTCACGCCTTGCTAGGCGAAAACGGGGCGGGCAAATCCACGCTGATGAAAATTCTCTGCGGCGTTTATAAACAGGACGCCGGACGCATTCTGATCGATGGCGCGCCAGTGGATTTCCGTCATTATCACGACGCCACCGACGCCGGCGTGGGTGTTATTTTTCAGGAATTCAGCCTGATACCTTATCTCAATGCAGTGGAGAATATTTTTCTCGGCCGTGAGTTGCGCAATGCTCTGGGCATGCTGCGCAAAAAGGACATGCGCGCTCAGGCGGAGAAAATCTGTCAGCGTCTTGATGTGAACATTGATCTGGACGCGCCGGTGGATCATCTGAGCGTGGCGGAGCAACAGTTTGTGGAAATCGCCAAAGCACTGTCGCTGGATGCGCGCATCCTGGTGCTGGACGAGCCTACCGCCACCCTGACGCCCAACGAGGCGGAGCACCTGTTTCGGGTGATGCGGGAACTCAAGGCGCAGGGCGTAGGCATGGTGTTTATTTCTCATCACATGGAAGAGATCTATGAGATTTGCGATCGCATCACTGTTTTGCGGGACGGCGAGAAAATCGGCGATCGCGAGGTCGGCGAGGTGGCGGTGGACGAGCTGCTGGAAATGATGGTGGGCCGCAAAATCAGCAATAGCTTTCCGGAAAAAACGCCGTTGCGGAATGACGGCGATATCGTCATCGACGCCCGTGCAATTCAACTGCACAAGAACGGTCCGGTGAACTCTTTTCAGGTGCGCAAAGGCGAAATTCTGGGATTCGCCGGACTGGTGGGCTCCGGGCGCACCGAGACGGCGCTGGCCATGATCGGCGCATTGCCCGCCTGTCGCAAAGAGGTGTCCGTGGAGGGCGAGCCCGCCGCCATGAAAACGCCGGCGGAGGCCCTGCGTCGCGGCATTGGTCTGTTGCCGGAAAGTCGTAAGAAAGAAGGGCTGATACTGCCGTTCTCCATTCGCGAAAACATCACTCTGAACAACCTCGCCAAGGTCTCCGGCGCGGCTTCCGTCATCGATCGCAAACGGGAGAGCGAGGTGGCCGAAACCCTGTCGGCGAAGGTGCGGGTGAAAGCGCCGGACTGCGAAACCCCGGTGGGCAATCTGAGCGGCGGCAACCAGCAGAAAGTGGTGATCGCCCGCTGGCTGAACAACGACTGCAAGGTGCTTATTTTCGATGAGCCGACGCGGGGCATCGATGTCGGCGCCAAGACGGAAATTTATCGTCTGATGAAGCAACTGACCGCCCAGGGCGTGTCGATCATCATGATTTCTTCCGAATTGCCGGAAGTGGTGGGCGTGAGCGATCGCGTCGCAGTTTTTCGCCAGGGAAGCATCGTCAAGATACTGGAAGGGGATGCGGTGAATTCCAATGAAATTATGCGCTATGCAACCGGAGGCGTAAAAGATGAATAA
- a CDS encoding ABC transporter substrate-binding protein, producing the protein MLKISKTLKSLVAGIACSLGLASPAGAEQLKIGMSFQELNNAYFVTMKNALEEAAKDIGAEVYITDAHHDVSKQINDVEDMLQKGVDILLLNPTDSVGVQSAVVSAKKAGVITVAIDAEAEGPIDSFVGSKNYTAGYLAGRYLGEQLGGKGEVAILDGIPVVPILERVRGFSDAMLEFPDIKVVGKQNGKQERDVAMNVTENMLQANPGLDGVFSVNDTGALGALTAIEASGMDVKLVSVDGHPEAIKAMLKPDSKFIATSAQFPRDQIRLGLAIALVKHWGSEIPATMPVDVKLIDKAGAADFTW; encoded by the coding sequence ATGTTGAAAATAAGTAAAACCCTTAAGTCCCTAGTCGCCGGTATCGCTTGCAGTTTGGGCCTGGCCTCGCCAGCCGGAGCTGAACAGCTGAAAATCGGCATGTCCTTTCAGGAGCTGAACAACGCTTACTTCGTCACCATGAAGAATGCGCTGGAAGAGGCGGCCAAGGATATTGGCGCAGAAGTCTATATCACCGACGCCCATCACGACGTTTCCAAACAAATCAATGACGTAGAAGACATGCTGCAAAAAGGCGTGGATATTCTGCTGCTTAACCCCACCGACTCCGTCGGCGTGCAGTCCGCCGTGGTGTCCGCCAAGAAAGCGGGCGTCATCACTGTCGCCATCGACGCTGAAGCGGAAGGCCCCATCGACTCCTTCGTCGGCTCCAAGAACTACACCGCCGGTTACCTGGCCGGTAGATACCTGGGCGAACAGTTGGGCGGCAAAGGCGAGGTCGCCATTCTTGACGGCATTCCTGTCGTGCCCATTCTCGAACGGGTGCGCGGATTCAGCGACGCCATGCTGGAATTCCCCGACATCAAAGTGGTCGGCAAGCAGAACGGCAAACAGGAGCGCGACGTCGCTATGAACGTGACGGAGAACATGCTGCAGGCCAACCCTGGTCTGGATGGCGTGTTCAGCGTTAACGACACTGGCGCTCTGGGCGCGTTGACCGCTATCGAAGCCAGCGGTATGGACGTCAAGCTGGTCAGCGTGGATGGCCACCCGGAAGCCATCAAAGCCATGCTGAAACCTGACTCCAAATTCATCGCCACCTCGGCGCAATTCCCCCGCGACCAGATTCGTCTGGGACTGGCCATCGCACTGGTCAAGCACTGGGGTTCTGAAATCCCCGCCACCATGCCGGTGGACGTGAAGCTGATCGACAAAGCCGGAGCCGCTGACTTTACCTGGTAG